A region of Nostoc sp. 'Peltigera membranacea cyanobiont' N6 DNA encodes the following proteins:
- a CDS encoding phytase yields MVTTNTIRFSQFNASLNRNAEGELVTDLSTPDNSQAKAVAEIIQRNNPDVLLLNEFDYSPEAVQLFKQNYLAVSQNGSTAVDYPYFYIAPSNTGIASGFDLNNDGTAVTTPGAAGYGDDAFGFGNFSGQYGMLLLSKYPIDTANVRTFQNFLWKDMPNALLPDNLTTPQPNDWYSEDELAVLRLSSKSHWDVPIQVNGETIHILASHPTPPTFDGEEDRNGKRNHDEIRFWADYITPGKNDYIYDDAGKTGGIVAGSDFVIMGDQNADPLDGDSYDNAIRQLLQNPNINTNVIPTSLGGPQQADLQGGANTNQKGNPSFDTADFADTTPGNLRTDYVLPSADLTIANSGVFWPLNTDSTFSPVGTFPFPSSDHRLVFADVQARPTQPGNTIPNVGFERQTTFATGFIPAGAAGTVNGLETPLGGLSGVTYDAENNRYYAISDDRSQVAPARFYTFTATDSGVTFTNVTTLKDTNGNFFALNSLDPEGIALTNNGTVFISSEGEVNPTAGRVSNPFIKEFSLATGQEVRSLLIPSKFLPVVEDTNGDGIVDAGDTQISGVYNNLAFESLTITPDQKTLFTATENALSQDGLKASLTSGSPSRILQFNLVTGQPEKEYLYITDAIPEAPNPSTGSADNGLADLLAIDNRGTFLALERSFAQGVGNTIKIYEVSLQGATDISFYNSLNNLSAEQLAAIKPAQKRLLLNFTDLNLPTDANHPITGVDNIEGLAFGPKLADGRQSIVLVSDNNFSTAQYTQILTLGADLVPTAAPTVETRPSLFDDEEPALPAVDQNADADDPAIYVNATNAADSLVLTSVKNAGLRVYDLSGNLLQTLNPGGIRYNNIDLQYGFKLGNQSIDIAVASDRQNDKLAIFKINPNPGADGNYLEDITDSNIGTIFQTSPFEPPYSASTRSSYGVTLYRSPVTNDYYVFTSRRQTGDIAQFKLIDKGNGQIGAQLVREFTIPSPTAADRSPQTEGMVVDQETGFLYIAQEDVGIWKFNAEPDGGTTGKLIDRVRFEGGSHLTDDAEGLTIYYGKNGTGYLLASSQGDSTFVAYTREGNNEYVGNFAVGNNGSIDSVQESDGADVINVPLGPNFPFGLFVTQDGSNEPAKTIDGENVSSNFKLVPWENIANALPNSLNIDTTSYDPRNPVAQPKLTIYEFEDLPKLGTTSKGQDIFLGGFSGLYFQGFAANGNLKFVTNTDRGPNGEPDGVKRPFLLPGFQPEIVSFELNRTTGEISITKRTGLFRQDGTTPLTGLPNLQAGANGTAYTDEIAVDLDNNVLANDPLGADLEGIVIAENGDYWMVDEYRPAIYHFDVNGKLSDRFIPQGTATAPNPDRASGTFGTEVLPAVYAQRRNNRGFEAVALQGNKLYAFIQSAIDNPDVANDATSKASLNLRILEFDIVTKQVTGEYLYLLQGLPGTDKIGDAVSLGNGKFAVVERDDNGTSASNKLIYQIDLAGATNINNPANFTLPDGKTIEQLTSAELAAANITPVTKSLIANAAQLGYTGVEKLEGLALVAPNTLALINDNDFNITGNTPAEKLGILELPNNLTTAQPTFPNGFGSSNSDTVNLEPGQFFNAGDGADFVEGTKNNTILAGNGDDIVLAGSESSVAGNDGNDQIFIGQNGAAENTSADGGNGDDVITVVEANGVNNLFGAEGNDTLTIIEGSRQSLFGGSGKDTLTSNGSNNRLYGGSGDDKLFSNVNDSLFGGDGDDVLFAGQQGSNRLSGGTGADQFWIANASLPASKNIITDFTIGIDKIGLGGIGVTQFSAIALLQQGSDTLVKTGNTELVLLQGITSTSLTVNDFVFSPSIVA; encoded by the coding sequence ATGGTTACTACAAACACAATTCGCTTTTCTCAGTTCAATGCTTCCTTAAATCGCAACGCAGAAGGAGAGTTAGTAACCGATCTCTCCACCCCTGATAATTCTCAAGCAAAAGCAGTTGCAGAAATTATCCAGCGTAATAACCCAGATGTATTGCTTTTAAATGAGTTTGATTACTCCCCGGAAGCAGTTCAACTATTCAAGCAAAATTACCTTGCAGTCAGCCAGAATGGTTCAACTGCCGTTGACTACCCTTACTTTTACATCGCCCCTTCCAACACGGGTATTGCCTCCGGGTTTGACTTGAACAACGACGGCACAGCAGTTACAACCCCAGGTGCAGCCGGATATGGTGATGATGCCTTTGGATTCGGTAATTTTTCTGGTCAATATGGGATGTTGTTGCTGTCCAAATATCCCATTGATACTGCAAACGTCCGCACCTTCCAAAACTTCCTCTGGAAGGATATGCCCAATGCTTTGCTTCCCGATAATCTAACAACACCACAGCCAAATGATTGGTATTCTGAGGATGAATTGGCAGTTTTACGCCTTTCTTCTAAAAGTCACTGGGATGTACCCATCCAAGTAAACGGTGAGACAATTCACATCCTCGCCAGCCACCCGACACCACCAACCTTTGACGGAGAAGAAGACCGCAACGGCAAACGCAACCATGACGAAATCCGCTTTTGGGCAGATTACATAACCCCTGGCAAAAATGATTACATCTATGATGATGCAGGGAAAACGGGCGGTATTGTTGCTGGTTCAGATTTTGTGATTATGGGCGATCAAAATGCCGATCCATTAGATGGTGATAGTTATGACAACGCTATCCGGCAACTATTGCAAAATCCTAATATCAATACTAATGTCATCCCCACCAGCCTTGGCGGCCCCCAACAAGCAGACTTACAAGGTGGTGCAAACACTAACCAAAAAGGGAATCCTAGCTTTGACACCGCAGACTTTGCCGATACGACTCCGGGAAATCTGCGAACAGATTACGTGCTACCTTCTGCTGACCTGACAATTGCCAACTCAGGAGTATTTTGGCCGCTGAATACTGACTCGACATTCTCCCCAGTCGGTACTTTTCCCTTCCCCAGTTCTGACCATCGCTTGGTGTTCGCAGATGTGCAAGCTAGGCCGACTCAACCAGGTAATACCATTCCGAATGTAGGCTTTGAAAGACAGACTACCTTTGCTACTGGCTTTATTCCTGCTGGTGCTGCGGGAACTGTAAATGGACTAGAAACTCCATTAGGTGGATTGTCTGGCGTTACTTATGATGCAGAGAACAATCGCTACTATGCTATCTCAGACGATCGCTCTCAAGTTGCCCCAGCCCGTTTTTATACTTTCACTGCTACCGATTCCGGGGTGACTTTTACCAATGTCACCACCCTAAAAGATACCAACGGCAACTTTTTTGCACTAAACAGTCTTGACCCGGAAGGCATTGCTCTAACCAACAATGGGACAGTCTTTATCTCTTCTGAAGGCGAAGTTAATCCTACTGCTGGTCGGGTTAGCAATCCTTTCATTAAAGAGTTTTCCTTAGCTACAGGGCAAGAAGTGCGATCGCTCCTTATCCCCAGCAAATTCCTACCAGTAGTTGAAGATACCAACGGCGATGGTATTGTAGATGCCGGAGATACGCAGATATCAGGTGTATACAATAACTTGGCATTTGAAAGCCTCACCATTACGCCCGACCAAAAAACCTTATTCACCGCCACTGAAAACGCCCTATCCCAAGATGGATTAAAGGCTTCGCTGACCAGTGGTAGTCCTTCCCGAATTCTGCAATTCAATCTAGTTACTGGACAACCAGAAAAAGAATACCTCTACATCACCGATGCAATTCCCGAAGCACCCAACCCAAGCACAGGCTCTGCTGACAATGGTTTGGCGGATTTATTGGCAATAGATAATCGTGGTACTTTCCTCGCCCTAGAACGCTCATTTGCCCAAGGTGTAGGCAATACCATCAAAATCTACGAAGTTTCTTTGCAAGGTGCAACTGACATTAGTTTCTACAATTCTCTCAATAATTTGAGTGCTGAACAACTAGCTGCTATCAAACCCGCCCAAAAGCGCTTACTGTTGAATTTCACTGACTTGAATCTGCCTACTGATGCAAATCACCCGATTACAGGGGTAGATAATATAGAAGGTCTTGCTTTCGGCCCTAAACTAGCAGATGGTCGTCAGTCTATTGTGCTGGTGAGTGACAACAACTTTAGTACCGCCCAATATACCCAAATCCTCACCTTGGGTGCAGACTTGGTTCCCACTGCTGCACCTACGGTAGAAACTCGTCCTAGTTTATTTGACGATGAAGAACCAGCACTACCTGCTGTAGATCAAAATGCCGATGCTGATGACCCTGCCATCTATGTTAATGCCACAAATGCTGCTGATAGTTTAGTCCTAACTTCAGTGAAAAATGCCGGACTGCGGGTTTATGATTTGTCTGGTAATTTGTTGCAGACGCTTAATCCTGGTGGGATTCGCTACAACAATATTGATTTGCAATACGGTTTCAAATTAGGCAATCAATCTATTGATATTGCCGTAGCTAGCGATCGCCAAAATGATAAACTAGCAATCTTCAAAATTAATCCCAATCCTGGCGCAGACGGTAACTACCTGGAAGATATCACTGATAGCAATATTGGCACAATCTTCCAAACCTCACCTTTTGAACCTCCCTATTCCGCATCAACTCGCAGTTCTTACGGTGTTACCTTATACCGTAGCCCTGTAACTAATGATTACTATGTCTTCACTAGTCGCCGCCAAACTGGAGACATAGCTCAATTCAAACTAATTGACAAAGGTAATGGCCAAATTGGAGCGCAACTGGTGCGGGAGTTTACCATCCCCTCACCCACAGCAGCAGACCGTTCTCCCCAAACAGAGGGTATGGTAGTTGACCAAGAAACCGGCTTTCTCTACATAGCCCAAGAAGATGTAGGTATCTGGAAATTCAACGCAGAACCAGACGGGGGCACAACAGGTAAGCTAATCGATCGCGTTCGTTTTGAAGGCGGTTCTCACCTCACCGATGATGCCGAAGGGTTAACCATATACTACGGCAAAAACGGCACAGGTTATCTGTTAGCATCCAGCCAAGGCGATAGTACCTTTGTTGCCTACACCCGTGAAGGTAACAACGAATATGTGGGCAACTTTGCCGTTGGTAATAATGGGTCAATTGATAGCGTGCAAGAGTCAGATGGTGCAGATGTGATTAACGTACCACTGGGGCCTAACTTCCCATTTGGTTTATTTGTCACTCAAGATGGCTCCAATGAACCTGCTAAGACAATTGATGGTGAAAACGTCAGTTCTAACTTTAAGTTAGTGCCTTGGGAAAATATTGCCAATGCCTTGCCCAATTCTCTAAATATTGACACCACAAGTTACGATCCCCGCAATCCTGTTGCTCAACCCAAGCTGACAATTTATGAATTTGAAGACCTACCCAAGCTAGGAACAACTTCTAAAGGTCAAGATATTTTCTTAGGTGGTTTCTCTGGATTGTATTTCCAAGGGTTTGCAGCAAATGGCAACTTAAAATTTGTCACCAACACAGACCGCGGCCCTAATGGAGAACCTGATGGTGTCAAAAGACCATTTTTATTACCCGGCTTTCAGCCAGAAATAGTTAGCTTTGAACTCAACCGCACCACAGGCGAAATTAGCATTACCAAGAGAACTGGACTATTCCGCCAAGATGGTACAACTCCATTAACGGGATTGCCTAATTTGCAAGCTGGGGCAAATGGTACTGCTTATACTGATGAAATTGCCGTTGACTTAGATAATAATGTTTTAGCTAACGATCCTTTGGGTGCTGACTTAGAAGGGATTGTAATTGCGGAAAATGGAGACTACTGGATGGTAGATGAATACCGTCCGGCAATTTACCACTTTGATGTTAATGGTAAACTTAGCGATCGCTTTATCCCTCAAGGAACTGCCACCGCACCCAACCCAGATCGAGCATCAGGAACTTTTGGTACAGAGGTATTGCCAGCAGTTTATGCCCAACGCCGTAATAATCGGGGATTTGAAGCTGTAGCACTTCAAGGTAATAAATTATATGCCTTTATTCAGAGTGCGATCGATAATCCCGATGTTGCCAATGATGCAACTTCCAAAGCTTCTCTCAACCTGCGAATTCTGGAGTTTGATATTGTCACCAAGCAGGTAACAGGAGAGTATTTATATCTTCTGCAAGGTTTACCAGGAACCGATAAAATTGGCGATGCAGTTTCCTTGGGTAACGGCAAATTTGCAGTAGTTGAGCGAGATGACAATGGTACATCTGCTAGCAATAAACTAATTTACCAAATTGATTTAGCTGGGGCGACCAACATCAACAACCCTGCTAACTTTACCTTGCCAGATGGTAAAACCATTGAACAATTGACCTCTGCTGAGTTAGCTGCTGCCAATATTACTCCTGTCACCAAGAGTTTGATTGCAAATGCTGCTCAGTTGGGTTACACCGGGGTAGAAAAATTAGAAGGTTTGGCACTGGTAGCACCTAATACCCTAGCCTTAATTAACGACAACGACTTCAACATTACAGGTAATACACCTGCTGAGAAACTCGGTATTCTCGAACTACCCAATAATCTGACAACTGCACAGCCTACTTTCCCTAATGGCTTTGGTTCTAGCAACAGCGATACTGTCAATCTTGAGCCAGGACAATTCTTTAATGCAGGTGACGGAGCAGACTTTGTAGAAGGCACTAAAAATAACACAATTCTGGCTGGAAATGGTGATGACATAGTGCTTGCAGGGAGTGAATCTTCAGTAGCAGGGAATGACGGTAACGATCAAATATTTATTGGTCAAAATGGCGCGGCGGAAAATACCAGTGCTGATGGTGGCAATGGTGATGATGTTATTACTGTAGTGGAAGCCAATGGTGTTAATAATTTGTTTGGGGCGGAAGGTAATGATACTCTCACAATAATTGAAGGTTCTCGCCAATCATTATTCGGTGGCTCAGGTAAGGACACTCTCACCAGTAACGGCAGCAATAACCGTCTGTATGGTGGTTCCGGTGATGATAAACTCTTCTCTAATGTCAATGATTCGCTATTTGGTGGCGATGGTGATGATGTGCTATTTGCTGGTCAACAGGGCAGTAATCGTCTGAGTGGTGGTACTGGTGCAGATCAATTCTGGATTGCTAACGCCAGTTTGCCAGCTAGCAAGAACATCATTACTGACTTTACAATCGGGATTGATAAAATTGGGCTGGGCGGCATTGGCGTAACTCAGTTTAGTGCGATCGCACTATTGCAACAGGGTAGTGACACTTTAGTTAAAACCGGAAATACAGAGTTGGTTTTATTGCAAGGAATTACCTCAACTAGCCTGACTGTAAATGACTTTGTTTTCTCGCCTAGCATTGTGGCTTAA
- a CDS encoding CARDB domain-containing protein, translating to MTSTIFTPGDIAIVGYINNGSPDSFSFVNLAAIGSGTVIYFTDNGWTGSGFRGVSNTDADGNENVIKFTANVDIPAGTVIRSIDTSSPNFTWAKSGSVASPASGNYADLSLSQGTGLTNGDQIIALQSTGTSPLLSGFTAISQIDYTGAFEDATSSNTGNVAPGLSQAGNTAVLFNNSATSAAFNLNTLSSGTKAEWLAAINNAANWTFAGATTLPTGSITVSGGAGSQPDLTISQADSPDPVIVGNPLTYTLTVSNSGTANANGISVEYTLPSGIIFNGTTVANGFIASQSGGVVTFSGGSINAGSTASLTVSVTPNSAGTLASGTAIVDPNNTIAESDETNNSAAAIATTVNNVVVGQAPTIQLDTASTTDLLDANGALATTGTGAISGTIGNASDPAKTLGVNFTIADSDTPVENLTVTVTSSNGAVVPDGNLTLTGTGSNRNLKINPVGVGTANITVTVSDGGSTANYAIAYAASANNGTATTQFLTGTSDASTAIPVGGTFFLEADDENQVLRLYDSSKSGLPVTGFDFTNSLGLTQTDGSGALREVDLEASTKIGDRIFWLGSQSNSDDGKNRPNRDRIFATDITGTGASTTLSYVGRYNFLKEDIINWDVTNGHGKGANYYGLAASAATNVGSKQSDGYNIEGLEIAPDSTTAYIAFRAPQVPPSGRANALIVPVTNFASLISASGGGTQGSAQFGAPIELDLGGRGIREIRKNANNQYVIIAGPAGDAGTAPNDFRLYTWDGNPNSQPQLRAATFPASFNPEGIITIPDNLTNTSQIQFVSDDGNSILYNDGTAAKDLSENNFKKFRTDSITLGAVVLTPRIHDIQGASHISGLNGQKVGDVPGIVTVIKSNGFYLQDPNPDSDDRTSEGIFVFTSSAPTVQIGDSVLVGGTVSEFRPGGATGANNLTTTEIISPTIVKLSSGNALPTATILGNGGRTIPTSVIDNDTNGNIETGTTTFDPAQDGIDFYESLEGMLVQVNNPVAVSPTNSFGEIWLLADNGANATGRTARGGIAVSPNDFNPERIQIDDTLFTSGNSPQVNVGATFATIKGVVDYSFSNYEVLPTSVTVTSNTLTKEVTNLTPTTNQLTVATFNVENLDIGDGATKFNNLASRIVNNLRSPDIISLEEIQDNNGPTNDSVVDASVTFQTLIDAITAAGGPTYQYRQINPVDDTNGGEPGGNIRVGFLFNPNRVSFVDTPGGTSTSSTTVSNVGGIPTVSASPGLIDPTNSAFTSSRKPLVGQFTFNGKTVYVIGNHFNSKGGDQPLYGPNQPPTLSSEVQRQQQATLVKNFVQNILAIDPNANIVVAGDLNDFEFSNPVSTVESAGLTSLIETLPQNERYTYNFEGNAQTLDHILVSNSLLNKLDGYDVVHINSEFADQDSDHDPSLARFNLPANQAPTAVADLVNVAEDVTTSNLYTTLLSNDTDPDAGDTKNIISVSTTGTKGTVSFNPTTQNLTYTASSFNSLSLGQTASDSFSYAIADSQGLQSTAIVNVTVTGVNDAPTLVQPLDDKIISTNKSFSFDVSNKFADIDLADTLSYSAAGLPTGSSIVANTGVISGNISQVGIFAVTVTAADGKGGNVSDNFDLTVANNKATSGNDIIFIDQLTGLNKYIVNALAGSDRVIGTNASELIDGGTGNDYLDGKGGIDILLGGDGNDTIFGGLGSDIISGGNDSDRLTGWGGGTNEIDLLNGDGGADTYVLGDATSVFYASSRNSDYADIVSFQASDRIQLKGVANNYSLGSVRSAVGIFTNNGTELIAVVETGLNRNTNLATDTRFVFI from the coding sequence ATGACATCAACAATTTTTACTCCTGGCGATATAGCGATCGTTGGTTACATTAATAATGGTAGCCCTGACTCCTTCTCTTTCGTTAACCTGGCTGCTATTGGCTCAGGTACAGTTATTTACTTCACTGATAATGGCTGGACTGGTTCAGGTTTTCGAGGCGTATCTAACACTGATGCTGATGGGAATGAGAACGTAATTAAATTTACTGCTAATGTTGATATTCCTGCGGGTACTGTTATTCGCAGCATTGACACATCTTCACCTAATTTTACTTGGGCTAAATCGGGGTCAGTTGCGTCGCCCGCATCGGGTAATTATGCGGATCTATCTCTTTCCCAAGGTACAGGCTTAACTAACGGCGACCAAATCATTGCTTTGCAATCTACAGGTACAAGCCCTTTATTATCGGGTTTTACAGCCATTTCTCAAATTGACTACACTGGTGCATTTGAAGATGCCACCTCATCAAATACTGGTAATGTAGCCCCAGGTTTATCTCAGGCTGGTAATACAGCAGTTCTGTTTAACAACTCGGCAACTTCCGCCGCATTCAATCTCAATACACTTAGCAGCGGTACAAAAGCTGAGTGGTTAGCAGCAATTAACAATGCCGCTAACTGGACGTTTGCTGGTGCAACTACTTTACCAACTGGCAGCATTACTGTTTCTGGCGGTGCAGGTTCTCAACCAGACCTCACCATCAGCCAAGCAGATTCCCCCGATCCGGTAATTGTTGGCAACCCCCTGACCTACACTCTTACTGTCAGTAACAGTGGTACTGCCAATGCCAACGGCATTTCAGTAGAATATACTTTGCCCAGTGGGATAATCTTTAACGGTACAACTGTTGCCAACGGCTTTATTGCTAGCCAATCTGGTGGTGTCGTCACCTTTTCTGGTGGCAGCATAAATGCTGGTAGTACTGCTAGCTTGACTGTTAGCGTCACCCCTAACTCTGCTGGCACTCTCGCCAGTGGTACGGCAATTGTAGATCCGAACAACACCATTGCTGAGAGCGACGAAACTAATAATAGTGCTGCTGCGATCGCAACTACAGTTAACAATGTAGTGGTGGGACAAGCACCAACTATTCAACTAGATACAGCTAGCACCACAGACCTCTTAGATGCTAACGGTGCTTTAGCTACTACAGGAACAGGGGCAATTAGCGGCACCATTGGCAATGCTAGCGATCCGGCAAAGACACTGGGCGTAAACTTTACCATCGCCGATTCTGATACTCCTGTAGAAAATTTGACTGTAACAGTCACTAGCAGTAATGGGGCTGTGGTTCCTGACGGCAATCTTACGCTAACTGGCACTGGCAGCAACCGTAATCTGAAAATTAATCCTGTAGGTGTTGGTACTGCCAATATTACAGTAACAGTTAGTGATGGTGGTAGTACTGCTAATTATGCGATCGCTTATGCAGCATCGGCGAATAATGGTACTGCTACAACTCAATTTTTAACGGGTACAAGCGATGCTTCTACAGCCATTCCTGTGGGTGGGACATTTTTTTTAGAGGCGGATGATGAAAATCAAGTTTTGCGCCTTTACGATTCCAGCAAGTCGGGACTGCCTGTAACTGGTTTTGACTTTACAAACTCTCTAGGACTAACTCAGACAGACGGTTCTGGCGCGTTAAGAGAAGTGGATCTCGAAGCTTCAACCAAAATAGGCGATCGCATTTTCTGGTTGGGGTCGCAAAGCAATAGCGATGATGGGAAAAATCGTCCTAACCGCGATCGCATTTTTGCCACGGATATTACTGGTACAGGAGCATCCACCACACTCAGCTATGTGGGTCGCTACAACTTTTTAAAAGAAGACATCATTAACTGGGATGTCACCAACGGTCACGGCAAAGGAGCCAATTACTACGGCTTGGCTGCTAGTGCTGCAACTAATGTCGGGTCAAAGCAATCAGATGGATACAATATCGAAGGCTTGGAAATTGCCCCCGATAGCACCACAGCTTATATTGCCTTCCGCGCTCCCCAAGTTCCCCCCTCTGGAAGAGCTAACGCCCTCATCGTCCCCGTTACCAACTTTGCCAGCCTGATATCAGCTAGTGGTGGTGGTACACAAGGCTCGGCACAATTTGGCGCTCCCATCGAATTAGATCTAGGCGGGCGCGGTATTCGGGAAATTCGCAAAAATGCTAATAACCAGTACGTAATTATTGCCGGGCCAGCAGGAGACGCAGGAACAGCCCCCAACGATTTCCGCCTCTACACTTGGGATGGCAATCCCAATAGCCAACCGCAATTACGGGCGGCTACATTCCCGGCTAGCTTCAACCCGGAAGGAATTATCACCATCCCTGATAATTTGACAAATACCTCTCAAATTCAATTCGTCAGCGATGATGGCAACAGCATTCTTTACAACGACGGTACAGCAGCTAAAGATTTATCAGAGAACAATTTCAAAAAATTCCGCACCGATAGTATTACACTCGGCGCTGTAGTCCTCACTCCTCGGATTCACGACATCCAGGGCGCATCTCACATCTCTGGGTTAAACGGGCAAAAAGTAGGTGATGTACCAGGAATTGTTACAGTCATTAAATCTAACGGCTTCTATTTGCAAGATCCTAACCCGGACAGCGACGATCGCACCTCCGAAGGGATTTTTGTTTTCACCTCATCAGCCCCAACTGTCCAAATAGGCGACTCAGTACTTGTTGGCGGTACGGTAAGCGAATTCCGTCCTGGTGGCGCTACTGGTGCTAACAACTTGACCACCACAGAAATTATTAGCCCCACAATTGTCAAACTCTCCAGTGGCAATGCTTTACCAACTGCGACGATTTTGGGTAATGGCGGCAGAACTATTCCAACCTCGGTAATTGATAACGACACTAACGGTAATATCGAAACTGGAACAACCACCTTCGATCCTGCCCAAGATGGCATTGATTTCTACGAAAGCTTGGAAGGAATGCTAGTACAGGTAAATAATCCTGTCGCAGTTAGCCCGACTAATTCTTTTGGGGAGATTTGGTTGCTGGCGGACAATGGCGCTAATGCTACCGGACGCACAGCCCGCGGTGGTATCGCCGTTAGCCCTAACGATTTTAATCCAGAGCGGATTCAAATCGATGATACCCTGTTCACCTCTGGTAACTCACCGCAGGTTAACGTCGGTGCAACTTTCGCCACGATTAAGGGTGTGGTTGATTATAGTTTCAGCAACTACGAAGTTCTACCCACCTCGGTTACAGTGACTTCAAACACGCTAACAAAGGAAGTCACTAATTTAACTCCCACCACTAACCAACTGACAGTTGCTACCTTCAACGTCGAAAATCTTGATATCGGTGATGGTGCCACCAAATTTAACAACCTTGCCAGCCGCATTGTCAATAATTTGCGATCGCCAGATATCATCTCTCTGGAAGAAATTCAAGACAATAACGGGCCGACGAATGATAGCGTAGTTGATGCCAGCGTTACCTTCCAAACATTAATTGATGCAATTACTGCTGCTGGCGGTCCCACATATCAATATCGCCAAATTAACCCGGTAGATGATACCAACGGCGGCGAACCTGGTGGAAATATCCGCGTCGGCTTTTTATTTAATCCCAATCGTGTCAGCTTTGTAGATACCCCCGGTGGTACTTCTACCTCCAGCACCACAGTCAGCAACGTTGGAGGTATTCCCACGGTTTCTGCTAGCCCTGGTTTGATTGACCCCACTAACTCAGCCTTTACTAGCAGTCGCAAACCATTAGTTGGGCAATTTACTTTTAACGGGAAAACTGTTTATGTAATTGGCAACCACTTTAATTCTAAAGGTGGCGACCAACCTCTATACGGGCCAAATCAACCCCCAACTTTGAGCAGTGAAGTGCAGCGCCAGCAACAAGCGACGTTGGTGAAAAACTTTGTCCAGAATATTTTAGCGATCGACCCCAATGCCAATATAGTAGTAGCGGGTGATTTAAATGACTTTGAGTTTTCCAACCCTGTTAGCACCGTAGAAAGCGCTGGACTGACTTCCTTAATTGAAACTTTGCCTCAAAATGAGCGTTATACCTACAACTTTGAAGGCAACGCTCAAACCCTTGACCATATTTTGGTGAGTAATAGCTTGCTCAACAAACTGGATGGGTATGATGTCGTTCACATTAACTCCGAGTTTGCCGATCAGGATAGCGACCACGATCCTAGCCTAGCTCGGTTTAATCTACCTGCGAACCAAGCACCTACAGCCGTAGCCGATCTAGTTAACGTTGCTGAAGACGTAACGACATCTAATCTCTATACCACCTTGCTCAGTAACGATACTGACCCCGATGCTGGAGACACGAAAAACATTATTTCTGTCAGCACTACTGGCACAAAAGGTACAGTTTCCTTTAACCCAACTACGCAAAACTTGACTTACACAGCCTCAAGTTTTAACTCTCTATCCCTTGGGCAGACAGCCAGTGATAGTTTTAGTTATGCGATCGCAGACAGTCAAGGTTTACAATCTACCGCGATCGTTAACGTCACTGTCACTGGTGTCAACGATGCCCCGACGCTAGTGCAACCCCTGGACGACAAAATTATCTCTACTAACAAGTCCTTCTCTTTCGATGTGAGTAACAAATTTGCTGACATCGATCTAGCTGATACCCTCAGCTACAGTGCTGCGGGTTTACCCACTGGCTCTAGTATCGTTGCAAACACAGGTGTGATATCCGGCAATATTTCCCAAGTCGGCATTTTTGCAGTCACAGTCACGGCGGCTGATGGTAAAGGTGGCAATGTTAGCGATAACTTTGACCTGACTGTTGCCAATAATAAGGCGACATCTGGCAACGATATCATCTTTATCGACCAACTTACTGGTTTGAACAAATACATAGTCAATGCCCTAGCTGGGAGCGATCGCGTCATTGGCACTAATGCCAGTGAGTTAATCGACGGTGGAACAGGCAATGATTACCTTGATGGTAAAGGCGGTATCGATATCCTCCTTGGGGGGGATGGCAATGACACAATCTTTGGTGGACTTGGCAGTGACATCATATCTGGTGGCAATGATAGCGATCGCTTAACTGGTTGGGGGGGTGGCACAAACGAAATCGACCTTCTCAACGGCGATGGAGGTGCAGATACTTACGTTTTGGGTGATGCCACTTCCGTTTTTTATGCCAGTTCCCGCAACAGTGATTATGCCGATATTGTCAGCTTCCAAGCCAGCGATCGCATTCAGCTTAAGGGAGTTGCCAACAATTATTCACTAGGGTCAGTGAGATCGGCTGTGGGCATTTTCACCAACAATGGAACGGAATTGATTGCTGTTGTAGAAACCGGGTTAAATCGCAACACCAATTTAGCAACAGATACTCGTTTCGTCTTTATTTAA
- a CDS encoding helix-turn-helix domain-containing protein, protein MTLLNQAQVEQLKEITTQLRQVRQEKSIRIEEIAAQTLIRAGVLQALEEERFEELPEPIFLQGFIRRYGDALGLDGNALSHTLISNVVRQDPKSDRKSSDNKSNSYIPLVATYILLLLAASTGLLYILNPPQITSESLTPEVNTQQSMVTNQ, encoded by the coding sequence GTGACGCTCTTAAATCAAGCTCAAGTAGAGCAGCTAAAGGAAATAACCACACAATTGCGACAAGTAAGACAAGAAAAATCCATCCGCATAGAAGAAATAGCCGCTCAAACACTGATTCGAGCAGGTGTTTTGCAAGCTTTAGAAGAAGAACGATTTGAAGAATTGCCTGAGCCTATTTTTCTTCAAGGATTCATCCGTCGCTATGGAGATGCTTTAGGGCTGGATGGAAATGCTTTATCACATACTCTTATAAGCAATGTAGTCCGTCAAGACCCCAAGAGCGATCGTAAGAGTTCAGACAACAAATCAAATTCATATATACCTCTTGTTGCCACCTATATTCTCTTATTATTAGCTGCATCTACGGGTCTTTTATATATACTTAATCCACCACAAATTACATCTGAATCCCTGACTCCAGAAGTCAATACTCAACAGTCAATGGTTACTAATCAGTGA